AATTCATTCATTTTTTTGCTACACACCAGCAACCGTTTTACACATATCTCTACAATAAAGACACTTGCAAAGTAAAAGTCGATTTTAGCTTAAATAATTCACCCTCCACTCGACCTTCCGATGAAACAACCCATACGCCCCATAACGCCCAAAGTTGCTTCACCCTTTTTACGTGAATATTTACATAAAATGTACTTACTCATGTTATAGGGCGACGACACTTCGATACGCACGCCTGCACACACCATTAACAACATCCAAAAAACTGTCGTTTACCCCATTGCAGCTAGGCACAAAGGGGACTAGCAGCAGAAGGGAGCTTCGCCGAGGTTGCTACCGTAGCATGCGCAACACCACTACGGCCCCAAGTCCAACATCGTGGCCACCGGCGTTGTGACATCGAAGAGTATGACCATCGGCGACCACACCATTCCGGTATCGGCCACCGCCCTTTGGAACCCCGAGTTCAACAGCGGGAATATCCAGCTAGCGGTGAACCTATTCTAGCATTTTCTGATGTAAGCCTTTTTATATTTTATTCATAGAGCCAGATGCCGGGAGGTTTCTGGCTTTTTTGTTGGCGGCCCCAACGGGCTTGCACCATGGGAGCGCATGGAGCATTGTAGATGCACAACGATCCATTGCAACCCTACAATGATCTATTGTAATCCTACAACGATCTATTGTAACCCTACAACGATCCATTGTAACCCTACAATGATCCATTGTAACCCTACAATGCCCCATTGCAACCCTACAACGATCCATTGTAACCCTACAATGATCTATTGTAACCCTACAATGATCTATTGCAACCCTACAATGATCTATTGCAACCCTACAATGGAGCAATGTAAACCTACAATGGAGCAACGCAAAATAGCGATATATCTAATTTTCAAGAATTTGTATGTTTTAAAAAACAAACAAAACCTATGTTATGCCATCATGAGATTGCCAGAACGCATTTTATGCTGTAAAACATGTTTTCAAAATGAAACTCGCCACAAATCCTTAACGTATAAATAGCATTATTAACTAAACTTCTCAAACCATGTCAAAGCGTGACGTTATCATTAACTACTTTAGGATGTCTGATTATGAGCTATCCACCTTTTCTCAGAATGTATCGAAGAAGCTAACAGGAAATGTAAACTTTAAGTTTGACGCCGCTACGCTTACAATGCTCGACGAGCGAACGACTACATATGTCGGGTCGCTAGTAAAGGCGCGGTCGGGTGCGCCGCACGATATCACCGAGAAGAACGTACAGAAGGAGCTGGTGTGCGCATGCCTGCATGATATTGCGATGGAGGTAAACGTGCAGGCCAAGGGGGATATCGTGAAGCTGCAGTCGAGCGGGTTTAACCTGCCCAAGGAGCCCAAGAAAAAGGGGGTGCTGCCCAAGCCCACCAAGTTTAAGGTGGCGAGCGGCACCAATAAGGGCGACTTGCTGTGCGAGGTAAACTCCAACCCAGATGCCTTTGTGTACAATTTCTACTCGGCACCGGTGCCTGCACCCGAAAACATCAACGAGTGGCGGCTTACCCCTTCGTCGACGCGCAAGAAGAATATCTCGGGCTTTACGCCGGGCAAGGAGTACGAGCTGAAGTGCGCCTACCAGGGCAGCGAGGATACGCTAACATTTAGCGAAAGCGTCCGAATTTTCGCCCAGTAGCCGCTCCGAACTACTGCATACGCCAAGGGGCAGCCTGTACGGGCTGCCCCTTGGCGTATAGGGACGATTGAGAATTGTACAGAAGCGCTTCTATCCCCATCGCATAAAAAAAGGGCTGCTCCTCGCGGACATCCCTCATCTTGTCTAAAAACGTAAACTAATGAACTAACCTAATCTAAACACACATCTATAATGAAACAATCAATTCAAATACGCTGAGCTCTGCCGTGCCGCAACGCTTGTGCATTGGCAGGAGCCCGTTCATTCTCTGTTTTGCGACGGCAAGTAAGCAAACGGATGTTAGCTGAGCGGTAGGTGCAAGCTACCAAATTGTGAATTATGGATGGTGATCGTGGGGTGCGCCTGAGCGTATTGTAGCCACCTGTTCGGCGGGGGCTTCTGCCAGAATTCAAAAAGCATAAACAGCGAATGGCAGCAAGCCACCTTCAGCGGATGTGGGAGGCAGGACTGGCGAAAGTAGATCAACCTACCCATAAAATAACGAACGAGCCTAAGCAACAACTGCTCAGGCCCGCTCGTTTACTATTATACGTCTAAAAAAAAGATCTTCTTCTAGCGTCGCTTAGCTTTCGAAATACCTTCGTATAGCCTCCACCATCTACAGTTTCACCACCTTAACGTTGTCGAGCATCAGCAGGTTGATGTTGCCATTCATGTTGCGGTTATGCTTCTCGTAGGTGAGCTTAAGGGTGTTGGTTCCCCTCTTCAGCTGTACGCGAACGACATTGGAGCGGCTCCAATCGCTCCAGGCATCCTTTTCGACAATCGGGAATACCATGGTAGCCACCTGCTTCCCGTTGATCCAAAGCGTGCGAAGGGCGGCAGAGTTCCCGCAGCACATGCGGTCGGTTCCATTCGAGTAGCGGAAGGTGAGCAGGTAGTCGCCCTCCTCGCCTACCGTTACGGGAATGGCGACTTTCGTGTTCTTGGTGGGCGACATCTCCACAAAACCTTTGCCGGAGAAGCTGGTATAGGGTAGATCCGACTTAGGGTTGAAGTCTTCTGCTTCGGCCGTAAAGGTTTTTGTCTGAGGTTCGATGGCAATCGGATTGCTAAGGAACGACTCGTACCCACGCGCATCTACCGCCTTCACCTGATACTCGGTGTAGCAGTCATCATTGCCAATGGCATAGGTGGTATCGGGAGTTCCATGCAGCGGCTTGCCGTTGCGGTACAGCTCGTACACGCCGGCGCCTGCAACCCTCCGCCAGGCCAGCACGCCAGCGTTAAGGGTAACCACCGGAGTTGCAGGGGCAAAGTCAACGCTCCGCAGGTTTACCTTCGATGGGGCAAACGGCGCATTCTTCATCTTGATGCTGATGTTGAGCACGCCCGAAGCGTTACCATCAACAAAAGGTTGCTGCTCTACGCCGTTTACGGTGAACGAGGCTATCTCGTAGCCAAACCCATCGACAGCGACGTTGATGGTAGCATTGCGGTACTTAAAGCCGGCAAGCGAGTACCTACCCGCGTAAGCCTGCGGGATTACGGGCGCAAAGGCAATGCCGTTGGGCTCGAAGTTCATCCCCAGGATCACCTTATAGGTCATCCCGATGTTGGCACCCACGCTCCATAGCTGGCGGTCGGAGTTGATGGCGGTTCCGTGGCTATCGCCCGTCGATGCCACAAAGTTCTCCTTGTTGGTAAGGTAGATGGCGGCAGCTCGGTAGATGGACGACATGCCGTAGGTCAGCGCAGCCTCGTTCCTCACCTTTGCGGCGGCAATATTCCAGAATGCCTGCACGAAGGGCCACACGCTGTTGTTGTGGTAGGGCCCAACCTCGGGTATCTGGGGGTATATGCACGTAGTACCATATTCGGTGATGGGGGTATTGGCAACTACCGACTGGCTACGCTCACCATCGGCCACGTTGTAGATAACGGCAAGCGCCTCTCCAAGCGCCTCCGATCGGGGCGATAGCGATATCGAGCTGATACCGTACAGGTACTGCCCGTAGTAGCCCTTATCGCCCATCCACAGCTGGGTGTTGATGCCACGCTTCACCGCTTCGGCCAGCTTACCATACTTTTCGCCCTTAATGCCAAGGATTTTTTCGATGCTATTTAAGATGTTGTAGGTTTGATAGTGTACCACCGATGTCCCAAGGTTTGCCGAGCGGTAGATATCGATGGGCTTCATCCACTGTGGGTAGGTTTGCTCCCTCCAATCTAGGAACGATGATTCGCCCAGCGGAAGGCTTCCGGGGTAGAAGATGGTTTTCAGGTCGGCTTCTACCGTATTCCTTATAATAGGATAGATGGTTTCCAGCCATTTCCTGTCGCCGGTGTACTTGTACACCTCCCACGCGGCAAGCGCCCACGTATTACGGTCGCTCGAAATCGGCCACGACCCACCCGAACCGGTATCCTGAATGATGTGGCCATCTTTGGTCTTGCGCATCAGCCCTCGCATGGCAACCTCAGGGTCGGCAATGGCAATGCCCAGAATGGTAGCGTAGCTAAGGTCGCGCGTCCACACGCCTCCCCAGCTTTTGCCCGTGTCAAAGTAGCCATCCTTGGTACGAAGCAGATCGAGCTCATTCAACGTCATGTTGTAGAGCGCATCCACCATCGGCACCGACGACTTTAGCTGCGGATAGCTGGTGTTTTTTAGTATGATTGATCGCTTGTAGGCGCCCGTAGTGCTGCTAAAGGCAGGTTCGTCGTTTCCGTTGAAGGTGGAGTATAGCGTATCGCCCTTCAGGAAGGCACGATCAGCCTTCCACGTCACCAAATCGGAAAAGATGGAGAAGTTCGGCGAGGTAAATATGGCCCTTTGCGAAGGTTGCGCGCTGCCTCCGAAGCAAGCGGCAACAGCCAACGCCATAGCGGTTATTTTATGTCTCATCAGGTAAGGATTTGCTTAATCCCCAAAGTTAGCATTAATCGATGTTCGCCAACGACAGACAACCGCAGAGATGATAAAGGGCCAAGAATCGATGCTAAAGGTAGCCTTAGCCTATTTAAACGGAAGAAGCGGCACTACTCCCAAACATACCTCCATTCACCGTTAGCCTGCCGTCGCCAAACGGTGTGGAAGATGCCGGTAGTAACGGAAATGGCAAACCTAAGCCATCATTGCAGCTGCCCAAAGCCCCAAAGGTCTTCAAGGCCAATAAACCCGAGTGAAACACAGGTAAGTAAGACAAGGAAAATAAACAATCATGAAGGGGTTGAATGTAGGCTACAACACGCATCTATTCCAGTTCCTTCAGTCAACCCTATTTGTTATAGAACCATACCTGCTCCAAGTAAAGAGACAAAAAAAGGGAGCCTTGATTCCAGACTCCCATACGGCATTTCAAAACATGTCTTCCTTAAAAATGGATCAAGTCTCAGATATCAGAGCTATCGTAGCAGACGATCTGAACTATTCCCTACTCGCCACTCCCTATTCACTGAATATATTGTTCATAAACCCCTGCTTCTTTAGCACATCGAGCAGCAGATTCGAGATAGCAACAAAGTCCTTTTTGGTGTAGCGGTTATCGGTAAACACCTGCGCAAGCGTATCCTTGCCGTTCTCCTCAAGCAGCTTAAGGGTAAGCGGCTGGGTATCGCGCTCGGTATAAATTCTATCAATATCCTCAGGGGTATAGTCCCTATACACCTCGCGATGAACAACTGCTTCGAGTGGAAGCCTGTCTGTTAGCTCGGGCATCTCGCTAGGGTAGCCCATAACCACGGTTGTAATGGGAACCACACCCTTAGGCAGCTTTAGTATATCGATGATTCTATCGGCCGTGTAGGTTGTGGTGCCAAGGTAGCAAATTCCCAATCCCTGATTTTCTGCCTCTAGGCTCACATTTTGCGATGCCAGTAGCGCATCTATTGCTGCAACCACAAAACCATGAAAGTTGTCGTAGCCAGGAGCGGCCTTACGCTGCTCGCACCACTTGTTGAAGCGGTTAAAGTCGGCGCAGAAGGTCATCATAACCGGTGCCTTAGTGGCAGGCTGATTAAAGTGGCAGGCGTTAAGCGCCTCGCGGCACTCGCTGTCGGTGGTTACCACAATGCTGTACACCTGCATATTCCCGGTGGTCGATGCGCGTACACCAGCCTCCAGAATACGGATTAACTTCTCCTCCTCCACCTTTTGGTTGGTGAAGTTCCTTATCGAACGATGGGTAAATATGGTATTCATACGTTTCTTTATTAGACGTTAGGGTTTAGACATTAGAAATTAGACTAAAGTTTCATTCGAAGAAGAATAATCTAATCGCATTACTTTATTGTCGCCTCATCAAATATTCTCAGAATCTCGTTAGCCATGCTGCCCCACGAGTACTTTACCTTTTCATTCTTTGCATTCTCCGACATCTCGGCTTCTCGCCCACTTTCGTAGAAATCGACAAGCGCATCGGCAATGGCAGGAATCTTAGGCTCCACAACGTAGCCCACTCTTCCATCTGGAATAATCTCCGATAGCCCACCAACCTTGGTTACCAGCATGGGCTTATTAAAGTGGTATCCAATTTGGGTCACCCCGCTCTGCGTTGCATGCTTATACGGCTGCACCACGATATCGGCAGCACAGAAGTATCTTCCAACTTCGGGATCAGGGATGAAGATTGGGTAGAAGATAACCCTATCCTTTAGCTCAAGACGCTCCACCTGATCGTAGTATGGCTTTGGATCGGCATAAAACTCCCCAGCCACCAGCAACTTTAGCTTTCTGTTCTGCAAACGAGCATCTGCAAAGGCATCAAGCAGCCAATCCAACCCCTTGTAGTCGCGAACCAGCCCAAAGAAAAGCATATAGTCAAACGAAGGATCAAGATTCAGCAACCTTTTTGCCTCATCTTTAGGAAGAATGGCTCCAAAGTTATCGAACAGCGGGTGATGGCAAAAGCCAACAGGACGCCTATAGCCAAGCGTTCCTAAATCCGTTCCAACGCTTTGCGACATTACCACAAAACCATGCGTAGAACCCAACCAAAACTTCGAAAGTAGCCTATCCCCTATTCTCTTCTCGTGCGGAATGATGTTGTCGGCCACCGAAACAACCTTGGTATGACCGTTACCCTTGGCAATTCGGGCTATCGTTCCAAAACAGGGAGCCATAAAGGGCAACCAGTAACGAATAAGAAGGATATCTGGCTTCCTTTTGCGGATTTTCATCCCAACATTAAGCCAGGTTAGCGGATTTATGGAGTTTACGGCAATGTCAATATCCAGTTCTTCAGGCTTAGGCTCCGTGGTGTACTGCGTTTTTCCAGGAAAAAGAAACGAAGGATACTGTAGGCTAAAGGTGTAAATCTTTACGCGATGCCCCATTCGCATAAGCTCCTGAGCCAACCTATCGTTATTGGCAGCAATACCCCCACGAAACGGATGAGCGGGTCCAACTATTACTATATCTAAAGGTTTCGTCATGTTAAATCGTATGATTGCCAGCAAAATTGGCTCTTTTTATTGAGATTGCGAAATGGGAATGCATCAAGCTTTGCGTGCCGCTGCAACATGCGCCATTATCCCATCGAAATCGTTTGGAGAAAACCAGGCAATATCGCAGTAGCGGTTAAACCAGGTTATCTGTCGCTTGGCATACCTTCGAGAGTTCCTTTTGATGAGCTCAACTGCCTCTTCCATCGTTATTTTTCCATCGAAGTAGTCGAAAAGTTCACGATAGCCAACGGTGTTGAGCGCGTTTAGCTCGCGATGCTCGTACAGCGACCGTGCCTCTTCAAGCAATCCCTGCTCCATCATCATATCCACACGCTGATTTATGCGCTGGTAAAGTTCCTCCCTGTCGCGCTGCAAGCCAATCTTTACGATGTCGAAGTTGCGGGTCTTCTCAAAGTTTTTTCGGAGGGTGGAATATGGTACGCCAGCAATTATACATACTTCAAGCGCCCTAATTACCCGCTGATGGTTATTCAAATCGATGGTATTATACGAATTCTCATCCAACCGCTTAAGCCAATCGGTTAGCGCAGCTATCCCCTCGTTCTTTAAGCGTTGCTTCAGCATCTCGCGAGTTTCGCTATTGGTTGCGGGAATGGCATCAATACCCAAGCATACAGCATCGATGTACAAGCCAGACCCTCCCGATAGTACTACATAATCAACATCCAAGAAAAGCTTTTCGATAACCTCCACGGCATCGAACTCGTAACGACCTGCCGTATACGGTTCGTGAATTGAACGAGAACCAATAAAGTAGTGAGGTACTGCTGCCAACTGCTCGGGCTCAGGAACCGCAGTTCCTATTCTCATCTCCTTATATATTTGTCGCGAATCCGAAGAAACGATGGGGGCATTCAACGCCTTGGCAATGCTAATGCTCAAATCGGTTTTACCTACAGCCGTTGGCCCCATCAGCACAACCAGAGTCTTTTTACCCATTAGCGCTAAAATTCATCATCCGACCGCTCGTTGTAATCCTCATACGATTCGAAATCATCAAAGTCCTCCATCACATCATCGTAAATCGAAGAGTCTTCTTCGCTAACGTTCTCGATTTGCAAAGGAGGCTCACCCTCGGAATAGGTTACAATAGGGTACTTCACGCCAACTTCGACCTTCTTATGCTCTAATACTTCAAGGAAGAGACTTCGGTCGCTATAAATATCAAACGTATAGAGCAACCGCTGATTCTTCTCCTTCACCAGCTCTTTAAGCGTCATAACATCCATTGGAACTGGAGCGTCATCCATATCGTCAGCCTCTTCCCCCAGATCAAAAAGGGTGAACTCGCGTAGTTTATTCCACTCGTGATCGACAGCGAAGAACGATGCCATTTGAGAAGAATCGAAGTTCAAGTCAGACTGTATCAGCTGGTGAAGATCAAAAAGGGTATTCTCTTCAGATATTTCGTAGTCACGAGCAAAGTTTTCCACATCTCCCGACAACGCCCTGAATTTAAAAACCATATAAAAGATTTTAGTCGTTAATTATTCCCCAAAAATAAAAAATATAGAATGAACAAAGCCACCATTTCAAGAGCTTTGTTTTATTAATGATTTTTGTACATTTAGAAGGATATATACTAATAAAAAAAGATAGCATATGCGTGCAGGAGCATTTGTCCAAGAAAACCTCCGAATTTCATGGCTTTCAATAAAATCGAATCCGCTAAGAACTATTCTAACCATTGTTATCATTGCCATTGGGCTCATGGCTTTAGTAGGCATTACAACGGCTATCGATTCAATAAAAAGTTCAATTACAAGTACCTTATCAATGATGGGGGCTAACTCCTTCACCATAACAAGCCGTGATTTCAACATACGAATAGGTGGAGATTCGAGGGGACGCGTAAGAAACAACCCTAACGTGTCCTACAACGAAGCCCTAGAGTTCAAGTCAAGGTATGAGCTGCCATCGACCATAAGCATATACATGAGAATGGGTGGTGCAAAGATTGTCCGTGGGAATGGAAACGAAACAAACCCAAACAACACCATAGTTTCTGCGGATGAAAATTACATTTCCAACTCAGGCTATGAGTTGGAAAAAGGAAGGGGAATCGTTCGATCGGAAGTTGAAAACCTAAACCACGTAGCCGTCATTGGGCAGGACATTGCAACTAAACTTTTCCCCAAGAAGAAAGACCCCACAGGGGAAATCATCAGCACAGTAGGTGGAAAGTATCGGGTAGTAGGTCTATTAAAGACTAAAGGAGGAATGATTGGAGGAGGAACCGATAGAATGGTAATTATCCCTGTCTCCCTAGGGAAAACACTACGGGCACGCGAACAATCATCGTTTTACATTTTGGTATTGCCAAAAAATCCAATGCACTTTAAGGAAGCACCCAAACAAGCAGAGGGACTTTTCCGTGCCATCCGAAAGCTCAAGGCAACAGACCCATCCGATTTCAATATCATAAAAAGTGATGCAATAGCAAAGGTGCTCATCGAGAATCTCAAGTACGTAACCTATGCAGCTACGCTCATCGGCTTCATCACCCTACTCGGGGCTGCAGTTGGCTTAATGAATATCATGCTTGTTGCTGTTGCCGAGAAAACACAGGAGATTGGAGTTCGAAAAGCCATAGGCGCAAAGTCAAAGAATATCAAGCAGCAGTTCCTTTTCGAGTCGATAATGATTTGTCAAATGGGAGGAGTTCTCGGTATTATTCTCGGTGTTTTACTAGGAAACGTCATATCATCGCTGATTGACAGCCCATTCATTATTCCTTGGGGATGGATTATTATTGGCATAGCCCTAAACTTTGGAGTTGGCCTTGCTTCAGGATACCTTCCTGCTGTTAAAGCGGCACGACTTGATCCGATTGAGGCACTTCGGTACGAATAGAGGAAATAAAATACAGAATGTTCAGATAATAAAAAAGGCCGACTATAGTCGGCCTTAATTTATTTAATTTATATAGTACTTAAACTATTTTACAGTACTCATGTGAGCGATAAGGTCAAGAACCTTGTTAGAATAACCCCACTCGTTGTCGTACCAAGATACAAGCTTAACGAAGTTTGGATTAAGCATGATACCTGCTTCAGCATCGAAGATAGAGGTACGAGGATCTGAGATGAAGTCGCTAGAAACAACAGCCTCTTCAGTATATCCAAGAATACCCTTCAATTCGTTCTCAGATGCAGCCTTAACTGCAGCCTTAATCTCATCGTAGGTAGCAGACTTTTCGATACGACAAGTTAGGTCTACTACAGAAACGTCAAGAGTTGGAACGCGGAAAGACATACCAGTAAGTTTACCCTTTAGCGAAGGGATAACCTTGGTAGCAGCCTTTGCAGCACCAGTTGACGAAGGGATGATGTTGCCAGCAGCAGCACGTCCACCTCTCCAATCCTTAGCAGATGGAGCATCAACAGTCTTTTGAGTATTGGTAGTAGCGTGAACGGTAGTCATAAGACCTTCAACAATACCAAACTTATCGTTGATAACCTTAGCAAGAGGAGCTAAACAGTTAGTTGTACAAGATGCGTTTGATACGAATTGCTCGCCCTTGTAAGTAGTGTGGTTTACACCCATTACAAACATTGGGGTGTCATCTTTTGATGGAGCAGACATAACAACACGCTTAGCACCACCTTGAATGTGAGCTTCGCAAGCTTCCTTAGTAAGGAATAAACCTGTAGATTCGATTACGTACTCTGCACCTACAGCACCCCAGTTAATGTCGGCTGGGTTCTTGCAAGCAGTTACGCGGATAGCATTACCATTAACGATAAGTTGTCCATTCTTTACTTCTACAGTGCCATCAAAACGACCGTGAACTGAGTCGTACTTTAGCATGTAGGCCATGTATTCAACATCGATAAGGTCGTTGATTGCAACAACTTCCATATCACTACGCTTTTGAGCAGCACGGAATGCTAAGCGTCCGATTCTTCCGAATCCGTTGATACCAACTTTGATTTTAGCCATAGCTTAAATGTTATAATGAAATAAATTGCTGTTTATCGATTCACAAAGATAATAAAACTGAAGAATACATCAATTCCCTTCCCACAGCCCAACAACAATAATAATACCTATACATAGTTTTATATTGTTGATTTTAAAACCCTTAATCAATTCGAAACACAGCCTGTCATGTTAATCGCGAATCCCTTAAGGATTCGTAAGAACTCCCTAAAAAAAGTTAACCCTAGAATACAGCCACTACCTCCTATTGGGAGATTGAGGGTATGCGGGACAACTTTTCTCAGAACTAGCACATGACGAAACTATTCCAGCCAAAACAACCAACGCTAGCAAAGCAACTAGTAACTTCTTCATTATTATCATGTTTTAAATACAAAAGAATCACACAAATTGACACTGCGAATCTAGCATTTATCTGCTAATCTCTGAAATTTATCCCGTACTAATTTTACCAACGGAGACAAGAACCATCGAGTTAGACCAGCAAAGGATAGAAATGCAGCAGCGTTCTACCTACAAAGGAAAGTGATAGACCAAAGCAGCATCTACAAAAAAAAGAGCAAGTCTTGAATTCAAGAACTTGCTCTTTTTCTCTATACTCTTTTATCGATTTGATAGTTATTTCGCTCGCTAGAACTCCTTGACACCAACTCACCAAGGAAGCCGGTAAGGAAGAGCTGTGCTCCGATAATCACCAGCGTTAATGAAATGTAGAATAGAGGCTGTGCCGTAACCTCACGCACTTTCATGTGGTTGGCCAAGTGGTAAATCTTTTCACCAATCATGAGCCCGGACAAAACTCCGCCTATTAAAAAGGTAATAATGCCTAGGGTTCCAAAAAAGTGCATTGGTTTTTTCCCAAACTTAGATACAAACACAACGGAAAGCAGATCGAGGAAGCCGTGAATGAAGCGTTCCCAGCCAAACTTCGTGACGCCATACTTGCGAGCTTGGTGTTCTACTACTTTTTCTCCTATTTTCTTGAAGCCGGCCTGCTTGGCAAGAACAGGGATATAGCGGTGCATTTCGCCATAGACTTCTACGCTTTTCACAACCTTACGACGATACGCCTTAAGTCCGCAGTTGAAGTCGTTAAGCTTAATACCGCTTACAAAACGAGCGGTTGCATTGAAGAATTTGCTGGGGAGACGCTTCCCTATTGGGTCGTAGCGCTTCTGCTTCCAGCCTGACACGAGGTCGTACTTCTCTTCGACAATCATTCGGTAAAGTTCGGGGATCTCGTTGGGGCTATCCTGCAAATCGGCATCCATTGTAATAACAACTTCGCCTTGGGCGGCGTCGAAACCGGAATATAGTGCAGCTGATTTCCCGTAGTTACGAAGGAAACTGATTCCTTTTACAAACGGATACTTTGCTGCTAACTCCTCTACAATATCCCAAGAACGATCGGTGCTACCATCGTCGACCATAACAACCTCAAACGAAAAGCCGTTGGCTTTCATCACCCTATCAATCCACTCTACCAACTCGGGAATCGACTCCTCCTCGTTGTACAGCGGAACTACTACCGAAATATCTAACTTACTCATTATCCTTTATTTATCAAAAACAACCTGCTACT
This window of the uncultured Acetobacteroides sp. genome carries:
- a CDS encoding nitroreductase family protein, which gives rise to MNTIFTHRSIRNFTNQKVEEEKLIRILEAGVRASTTGNMQVYSIVVTTDSECREALNACHFNQPATKAPVMMTFCADFNRFNKWCEQRKAAPGYDNFHGFVVAAIDALLASQNVSLEAENQGLGICYLGTTTYTADRIIDILKLPKGVVPITTVVMGYPSEMPELTDRLPLEAVVHREVYRDYTPEDIDRIYTERDTQPLTLKLLEENGKDTLAQVFTDNRYTKKDFVAISNLLLDVLKKQGFMNNIFSE
- a CDS encoding glycosyltransferase; the protein is MTKPLDIVIVGPAHPFRGGIAANNDRLAQELMRMGHRVKIYTFSLQYPSFLFPGKTQYTTEPKPEELDIDIAVNSINPLTWLNVGMKIRKRKPDILLIRYWLPFMAPCFGTIARIAKGNGHTKVVSVADNIIPHEKRIGDRLLSKFWLGSTHGFVVMSQSVGTDLGTLGYRRPVGFCHHPLFDNFGAILPKDEAKRLLNLDPSFDYMLFFGLVRDYKGLDWLLDAFADARLQNRKLKLLVAGEFYADPKPYYDQVERLELKDRVIFYPIFIPDPEVGRYFCAADIVVQPYKHATQSGVTQIGYHFNKPMLVTKVGGLSEIIPDGRVGYVVEPKIPAIADALVDFYESGREAEMSENAKNEKVKYSWGSMANEILRIFDEATIK
- the miaA gene encoding tRNA (adenosine(37)-N6)-dimethylallyltransferase MiaA, which encodes MGKKTLVVLMGPTAVGKTDLSISIAKALNAPIVSSDSRQIYKEMRIGTAVPEPEQLAAVPHYFIGSRSIHEPYTAGRYEFDAVEVIEKLFLDVDYVVLSGGSGLYIDAVCLGIDAIPATNSETREMLKQRLKNEGIAALTDWLKRLDENSYNTIDLNNHQRVIRALEVCIIAGVPYSTLRKNFEKTRNFDIVKIGLQRDREELYQRINQRVDMMMEQGLLEEARSLYEHRELNALNTVGYRELFDYFDGKITMEEAVELIKRNSRRYAKRQITWFNRYCDIAWFSPNDFDGIMAHVAAARKA
- a CDS encoding ABC transporter permease yields the protein MRAGAFVQENLRISWLSIKSNPLRTILTIVIIAIGLMALVGITTAIDSIKSSITSTLSMMGANSFTITSRDFNIRIGGDSRGRVRNNPNVSYNEALEFKSRYELPSTISIYMRMGGAKIVRGNGNETNPNNTIVSADENYISNSGYELEKGRGIVRSEVENLNHVAVIGQDIATKLFPKKKDPTGEIISTVGGKYRVVGLLKTKGGMIGGGTDRMVIIPVSLGKTLRAREQSSFYILVLPKNPMHFKEAPKQAEGLFRAIRKLKATDPSDFNIIKSDAIAKVLIENLKYVTYAATLIGFITLLGAAVGLMNIMLVAVAEKTQEIGVRKAIGAKSKNIKQQFLFESIMICQMGGVLGIILGVLLGNVISSLIDSPFIIPWGWIIIGIALNFGVGLASGYLPAVKAARLDPIEALRYE
- the gap gene encoding type I glyceraldehyde-3-phosphate dehydrogenase, producing the protein MAKIKVGINGFGRIGRLAFRAAQKRSDMEVVAINDLIDVEYMAYMLKYDSVHGRFDGTVEVKNGQLIVNGNAIRVTACKNPADINWGAVGAEYVIESTGLFLTKEACEAHIQGGAKRVVMSAPSKDDTPMFVMGVNHTTYKGEQFVSNASCTTNCLAPLAKVINDKFGIVEGLMTTVHATTNTQKTVDAPSAKDWRGGRAAAGNIIPSSTGAAKAATKVIPSLKGKLTGMSFRVPTLDVSVVDLTCRIEKSATYDEIKAAVKAASENELKGILGYTEEAVVSSDFISDPRTSIFDAEAGIMLNPNFVKLVSWYDNEWGYSNKVLDLIAHMSTVK
- a CDS encoding glycosyltransferase family 2 protein, with translation MSKLDISVVVPLYNEEESIPELVEWIDRVMKANGFSFEVVMVDDGSTDRSWDIVEELAAKYPFVKGISFLRNYGKSAALYSGFDAAQGEVVITMDADLQDSPNEIPELYRMIVEEKYDLVSGWKQKRYDPIGKRLPSKFFNATARFVSGIKLNDFNCGLKAYRRKVVKSVEVYGEMHRYIPVLAKQAGFKKIGEKVVEHQARKYGVTKFGWERFIHGFLDLLSVVFVSKFGKKPMHFFGTLGIITFLIGGVLSGLMIGEKIYHLANHMKVREVTAQPLFYISLTLVIIGAQLFLTGFLGELVSRSSSERNNYQIDKRV